A window of Pantoea agglomerans contains these coding sequences:
- the mdcE gene encoding biotin-independent malonate decarboxylase subunit gamma, producing the protein MTQTISRGATWLEKLAPNAQRLSGLCDSVQVADGELNGEPVRLIAVVPDANNHYPRAAKGEVGLLEGWTLAKVVNETIDADQNSSVKRPIIAVIDVPSQAYGRREEAFGIHQALAGAAGAYAKARLAGHPVIGLIVGKAMSGAFLAHGYQANRLIAINDRGVLVHAMGKESAARITLRTVDALEKLAATIPPMAYDVSNFATLGLLADLLTVGNPDAPSDADLAQVEIALQKAIADARQDPSLKTRLGAENRRSSSLVRERMRAAW; encoded by the coding sequence ATGACCCAGACTATCAGCCGCGGTGCGACCTGGCTGGAAAAACTGGCACCTAATGCGCAGCGCCTCAGCGGCCTGTGCGACTCGGTTCAGGTAGCCGATGGCGAACTCAACGGCGAGCCGGTCCGTCTGATCGCTGTCGTACCCGATGCAAACAACCACTATCCCCGCGCCGCCAAAGGCGAAGTGGGCCTGCTGGAGGGCTGGACGCTGGCGAAGGTGGTGAATGAAACCATCGACGCGGATCAAAACAGCAGCGTGAAGCGCCCGATTATCGCGGTGATTGACGTGCCGAGCCAGGCCTATGGCCGACGCGAAGAGGCGTTCGGCATTCATCAGGCGCTGGCGGGTGCCGCCGGTGCCTATGCCAAAGCGCGCCTCGCCGGCCATCCGGTGATCGGTCTGATCGTTGGCAAGGCGATGTCGGGGGCGTTTCTGGCGCACGGCTACCAGGCGAACCGCCTGATCGCCATTAACGATCGGGGCGTACTGGTCCATGCGATGGGGAAAGAGTCCGCAGCGCGTATTACGCTGCGTACGGTTGACGCGCTGGAGAAACTGGCGGCGACCATACCGCCGATGGCCTATGACGTCAGCAACTTTGCCACGCTGGGCCTGCTGGCCGATCTGCTGACGGTGGGCAATCCTGACGCCCCGTCCGACGCCGATCTGGCGCAGGTAGAGATTGCGCTGCAAAAGGCGATTGCCGATGCGCGTCAGGATCCCTCCCTGAAAACCCGGCTCGGCGCGGAAAACCGCCGCAGCTCATCCTTGGTGCGCGAGCGAATGCGCGCAGCCTGGTAA
- a CDS encoding biotin-independent malonate decarboxylase subunit beta, which produces MRNDPSFIELLARERAHALLDEGSYRELLDPFEGIMSPWLAPQGVVPQSDDGMVVARGTINGQSAVVIAIEGTFQGGSMGEVSGAKMAAALELAAEDNRNGIPTQAVLCLETGGVRLQEANLGLAAIADIHAAIVDLRRYTPVIGIIAGTVGCFGGMSIAAALCSYLIVTREARLGLNGPQVIEQEAGIDEYDSRDRPFIWSMTGGEIRYASGLVDALVDDGVNAVKSAMNSFIEKGVPTQHRSDNYADFLPRLTGFDTRQQADTAQIKQLFAREDK; this is translated from the coding sequence ATGCGTAACGATCCCAGCTTTATCGAACTGCTCGCCCGCGAGCGCGCCCATGCGCTGCTGGATGAAGGCAGCTACCGCGAACTGCTCGATCCCTTTGAGGGGATCATGTCCCCCTGGCTGGCGCCGCAGGGCGTCGTGCCGCAGTCCGACGACGGCATGGTGGTGGCGCGCGGCACCATTAACGGCCAGTCCGCCGTGGTGATCGCCATCGAAGGCACCTTCCAGGGCGGCAGTATGGGCGAAGTGTCCGGCGCGAAAATGGCGGCGGCGCTGGAGCTGGCGGCGGAAGACAACCGCAACGGCATTCCGACCCAGGCGGTGCTCTGTCTGGAGACCGGCGGCGTGCGCCTGCAGGAGGCGAATCTGGGGCTGGCGGCGATTGCTGATATCCACGCCGCGATTGTCGATCTGCGCCGCTATACGCCGGTTATCGGCATTATCGCCGGCACCGTTGGCTGCTTCGGCGGCATGTCGATTGCTGCCGCGCTCTGCAGCTACCTGATTGTGACGCGCGAGGCGCGGCTGGGGCTGAACGGCCCGCAGGTTATCGAGCAGGAAGCGGGCATTGACGAGTATGACTCGCGCGACCGCCCCTTTATCTGGAGCATGACCGGCGGTGAAATCCGCTATGCGAGCGGCCTGGTCGATGCGCTGGTCGATGACGGCGTCAACGCCGTGAAAAGCGCGATGAACAGCTTTATCGAGAAGGGCGTGCCGACGCAGCATCGCAGCGACAACTATGCCGACTTTCTGCCGCGTCTGACCGGTTTCGATACGCGTCAGCAGGCGGATACGGCGCAGATTAAACAGCTTTTTGCCCGGGAGGATAAATAA
- a CDS encoding triphosphoribosyl-dephospho-CoA synthase: MKLLSQTQVEAQVSQLAAIARDCLIDEARLSPKPGLVDSRGNGAHHDLTLALMERSARSLQPTFLQLARQCWQRPADIALREAVGRLGREGERQMMAATGGVNTHRGAIWALGLLVSAAAMNGGSADPAHLARTAASLASLPDRAAPKLFSKGLKATHRYRVPGAREEAQQGFPHVVRLALPQLLRSRAAGASESEARLDALMAIMTSLSDTCVLSRAGLEGLQTMQAGARAVLLAGGCMTTQGQQALARLDAGMLALNASPGGAADLLAATLFIDRVAVTAHHSFL, from the coding sequence ATGAAACTCCTGTCACAGACTCAAGTCGAGGCGCAGGTCAGCCAGCTGGCCGCCATCGCGCGCGACTGTTTGATCGATGAGGCGCGACTCAGTCCGAAGCCGGGTCTGGTGGACAGCCGCGGCAACGGCGCGCATCACGATTTAACGCTGGCGCTGATGGAGCGCTCGGCCCGCAGCCTGCAGCCGACCTTTCTGCAGCTGGCGCGTCAGTGCTGGCAGCGTCCGGCGGATATCGCCCTGCGCGAAGCGGTTGGCCGCCTCGGGCGGGAAGGGGAGCGGCAGATGATGGCGGCCACCGGCGGGGTCAACACCCATCGGGGCGCGATCTGGGCGCTGGGCCTGCTGGTCAGCGCCGCGGCGATGAACGGCGGCAGCGCCGACCCGGCGCACCTTGCCCGTACTGCAGCGTCGCTCGCCAGCCTGCCTGACCGCGCCGCGCCGAAGCTGTTCAGCAAAGGGCTAAAGGCGACGCATCGCTATCGCGTGCCCGGGGCGCGGGAAGAGGCGCAGCAGGGCTTTCCTCACGTCGTGAGGCTGGCGCTGCCGCAGCTGCTGCGCAGCCGCGCGGCGGGTGCGAGCGAAAGCGAAGCCCGGCTGGACGCGCTGATGGCGATCATGACCTCGCTGAGCGACACCTGCGTGCTCTCCCGCGCCGGCCTTGAAGGCCTGCAGACGATGCAGGCGGGCGCCCGCGCGGTGCTGCTGGCCGGAGGCTGCATGACGACGCAGGGCCAGCAGGCGCTGGCGCGCCTCGACGCCGGAATGCTGGCGCTGAACGCCTCGCCGGGCGGTGCCGCCGATCTGCTGGCCGCCACGCTGTTCATTGACAGGGTAGCCGTTACTGCCCATCACTCTTTTCTTTAG
- the mdcC gene encoding malonate decarboxylase acyl carrier protein: MEHITLSFPANRTFSGRALAGVVGSGDMEVLFTAAEGQTLSIDITTSLDNSDARWKALFDRLSLINGLPAGQLVIHDFGATPGVARIRIEQVFEEVSHA; this comes from the coding sequence ATGGAACACATCACATTATCTTTCCCTGCTAACCGCACCTTCAGCGGCAGAGCGCTTGCAGGGGTCGTTGGCTCCGGTGATATGGAAGTGCTGTTCACCGCCGCCGAAGGGCAAACGCTGAGTATTGATATCACCACCTCTCTCGACAACAGCGACGCTCGCTGGAAGGCGCTGTTTGACCGCCTCAGCCTGATCAACGGCCTGCCTGCCGGGCAGCTGGTGATCCACGATTTCGGCGCGACGCCGGGCGTTGCGCGCATCCGTATCGAACAGGTTTTTGAAGAGGTGAGCCATGCGTAA
- a CDS encoding LysR family transcriptional regulator translates to MDYAKLRSFITLARTLHFARAAAEVSLTQPALSQHIQSLEQNWGVKLFERNKRQVSLTQQGQLLLDEAERTVQRLENLRATVKEVAAGSRGVLRLGYVGTAVLEPLLVSALRSFRSQFPQTRLEPAEYNVNQQIALLQSGELDVGILRGPIPDFRCIARCEIHQSALSVVVPDNHPRAGDGAIALQDLANETLILQQDPEGIGLGGTMLRLFTEADLVPVKIVRARDVNTAINLAAMGIGITCIPSSQRNFLRQDVAALDITGTDITTSLYLCWKAGRQTYDMQHFIKNTRSLFMGLSDEIK, encoded by the coding sequence ATGGACTATGCCAAGCTGCGATCTTTTATTACCCTGGCGCGCACGCTCCACTTTGCCCGCGCGGCGGCCGAGGTCAGCCTGACACAGCCTGCGCTGAGCCAGCATATTCAGTCGCTGGAGCAGAACTGGGGGGTGAAACTCTTTGAGCGTAACAAGCGTCAGGTCAGCCTGACCCAGCAGGGGCAGCTGCTGCTTGATGAAGCCGAGCGCACGGTGCAGCGGCTGGAAAATTTACGCGCGACCGTCAAAGAGGTGGCTGCCGGCAGCCGGGGCGTGCTGCGACTCGGCTATGTGGGCACCGCGGTGCTGGAGCCGCTGCTGGTCAGCGCGCTGCGTAGCTTTCGCAGCCAGTTTCCCCAGACGCGGCTGGAGCCAGCGGAATATAACGTCAATCAGCAGATTGCTCTGTTACAGAGCGGAGAGCTGGATGTCGGCATCCTGCGCGGGCCGATTCCCGATTTTCGCTGTATCGCCCGCTGTGAAATTCACCAGTCGGCGCTAAGCGTGGTGGTGCCAGATAATCATCCACGCGCAGGCGACGGGGCGATCGCCCTGCAGGATCTGGCGAACGAGACGCTGATCCTGCAGCAGGATCCCGAGGGGATCGGGCTGGGCGGCACCATGCTGCGTCTCTTTACCGAGGCGGATCTGGTGCCGGTGAAAATTGTGCGGGCGCGGGATGTCAATACCGCCATTAACCTGGCGGCGATGGGCATCGGGATCACCTGTATTCCCTCCTCACAGCGCAACTTTCTGCGCCAGGACGTGGCCGCTCTGGATATTACCGGTACCGATATTACGACGTCGCTCTATCTTTGCTGGAAAGCGGGAAGACAAACTTACGATATGCAACACTTTATTAAAAATACCCGCTCTTTATTTATGGGGCTCTCTGACGAGATAAAATAA
- the mdcA gene encoding malonate decarboxylase subunit alpha, with protein sequence MHTGQAPVREWNTRRSEKARRLASFPVDGKVIPTERAVEALERLIAPGDRVVLEGNNQKQADFLSRTLANVDPAKIHDLHMIMPSVGRSEHLDIFEKGIARKLDFSFSGPQSLRISQLLQDGQLEIGAIHTYIELYSRLYVDLSPNVALIAGYKADRKGNLYTGPSTEDTPALVEAAAFRDGIVIAQVNELVDDESDLPRVDIPASWVDYIVVADKPFFIEPLFTRDPRLIKQEHILMAMMAIKGIYAEHQVQSLNHGIGFNTAAIELLLPTYGEQLGLKGKICKHWTLNPHPTLIPAIESGWVESVHCFGGELGMEEYIRARPDIFFTGSDGSMRSNRAFCQLAGQYAVDMFIGATLQVDGLANSSTVTRGRLSGFGGAPNMGHDPHGRRHATPAWLNMITEPDPMQRGKKLVVQMVETFQAGAKPTFVEQLDAVEVAKSSGMPLAPVMIYGDDVTHVLTEEGIAYLYRADSLEERRAMVAAVAGITDIGLGVDAARVAALRKSGKVVYPEDMGIRRSEATRSLLAAGSVADLVEWSGGLYNPPAKFRSW encoded by the coding sequence ATGCACACTGGTCAAGCGCCGGTTCGGGAATGGAACACACGCCGCAGTGAAAAAGCGCGTCGTCTGGCCTCCTTTCCTGTAGACGGTAAAGTGATCCCGACTGAAAGAGCGGTTGAAGCACTGGAGCGTTTAATAGCGCCAGGCGACCGCGTTGTCCTGGAAGGAAATAACCAGAAGCAGGCAGACTTTTTATCGCGTACGCTGGCAAATGTTGATCCAGCAAAAATACATGACCTGCATATGATTATGCCCAGCGTGGGCCGCAGTGAACACCTCGATATTTTTGAAAAGGGCATCGCCCGTAAACTCGATTTCTCCTTTTCCGGCCCACAGAGCTTACGTATTTCTCAGCTTTTGCAGGATGGCCAGCTGGAAATTGGGGCCATTCACACCTATATCGAACTCTACTCCCGACTCTATGTCGACCTTAGCCCCAACGTGGCGCTGATTGCCGGCTATAAAGCTGACCGTAAAGGCAATCTCTACACCGGCCCCAGCACCGAAGATACCCCGGCGCTGGTAGAGGCCGCCGCCTTCCGCGACGGTATCGTTATCGCACAGGTTAACGAACTGGTGGATGACGAGAGCGACCTGCCGCGCGTCGATATTCCCGCCTCCTGGGTCGATTATATCGTGGTGGCTGACAAGCCATTCTTTATCGAACCGCTCTTTACCCGCGATCCGCGCCTGATCAAACAGGAGCATATCCTGATGGCGATGATGGCGATTAAAGGCATCTACGCCGAACATCAGGTGCAGTCGCTTAACCACGGTATCGGCTTTAACACCGCGGCGATTGAGCTGCTGCTGCCCACCTACGGCGAACAGCTCGGGCTGAAGGGCAAAATCTGTAAACACTGGACGCTGAATCCCCATCCGACGCTAATCCCGGCCATTGAGAGCGGCTGGGTAGAGAGCGTGCACTGCTTCGGCGGCGAGCTGGGGATGGAAGAGTATATCCGCGCCCGTCCCGATATCTTCTTTACCGGTTCTGATGGCTCAATGCGCTCGAACCGCGCCTTCTGCCAGTTAGCGGGTCAGTACGCGGTCGATATGTTTATCGGCGCCACGCTACAGGTGGATGGACTGGCAAACTCCTCAACCGTTACGCGCGGACGCCTCTCCGGCTTCGGCGGCGCGCCTAATATGGGCCACGATCCGCACGGCCGCCGCCATGCAACCCCTGCCTGGCTCAATATGATCACCGAGCCAGACCCGATGCAGCGCGGTAAAAAACTGGTGGTGCAGATGGTGGAAACTTTCCAGGCGGGCGCGAAGCCGACCTTCGTTGAGCAGCTTGACGCCGTTGAGGTGGCCAAATCGTCCGGTATGCCGCTGGCGCCGGTGATGATTTACGGCGACGACGTGACCCACGTGCTGACCGAAGAGGGCATCGCCTATCTCTACCGCGCCGACAGCCTTGAAGAGCGCCGCGCTATGGTGGCGGCGGTAGCGGGCATCACCGATATCGGTCTGGGCGTTGACGCTGCGCGCGTGGCCGCGCTGCGTAAAAGCGGCAAGGTCGTCTATCCGGAAGATATGGGCATCCGCCGCTCAGAGGCGACGCGCTCACTGCTTGCCGCAGGCAGCGTCGCGGACCTGGTTGAATGGTCAGGCGGGCTCTACAACCCACCGGCAAAATTCCGGAGCTGGTAA